The following nucleotide sequence is from Pseudomonas sp. RC10.
GGTTTCCGCACCATTGAGGGTGTAGCTGTAGGTGACCTCGCCGGTGGCCGGGTCGTAATGCAGCACTGTGAACGTGCTACCCGACGGCAAGGTGACGGATTGCGGCGACGTCAGCGGGTGGCCGTTTTCCACGACGTTGATGCCGCCGACGGTCAGGGTTTGCAGGCCATCCGGAGCGGTGATCTTGACCGTGCCGGTCTGGGTCAGCGCGGCGGCGTTCGGGTCAGTGCCGTCCGGCAGGTTGGCTTCGTTGAGGGTGCAGTCGCTGCCGCCGATGATCACGCCGTCGTTGTGGTAGACGTTGACGGTGACCGTGGTGGTGCTGGTGTCACCATCCGCATCGCGAATGGTGTAGGTGAAGATGTCCTTCACGTCGTCGTGGCCACCCGAATTCGGGTTGGCGACGTAGGACGCCTGGCCGCTCGCATCCACGGTCAGGGTGCCGTAGAGCCCTTGAATCACCGTACCAACGCCACCGAACACCGGGGCAGAGGTGTTATCGCCCGCGCGCACGCCGACAATCAAACCGCCCGACCCAGGGCCGTCGGCACCGGCCACGTCGTTCCCCAGAATGTTGCCGCTGGTTTCGCCGCCCTCCTTGACGTAGCCGATGTCCGGATTGGCCTGAGGCACGTCATCGAGCACGTGCACGTTGATGCTGCCGTTGGCGGCGTCGCCGTTGCTGTCCACCGCGTGCACGGGGATCTGCTCGTCATTGACGGTGCCCGCGCCCTGATTGTGGGTTTCGGGGCCTGTGAGCGTGTAGGTGTAGCTGGCCTCCCCGGTGCTCGGGTTGTAGCCGAGGATCGTGAGGGTGTTGCCGGATGGCAGGGTGATGGTTTGCGGCGAACTCATCGGTACGCCGTTGACCACCACGTCGACGCCACCGATGGTCAGGGTCAGCAGGCCGTCCGGGGCGCTGACCTTGATCACGCCGTTCTGGGTCAACGCGCCCGAATTCGGCGCGCTGCCGTCCGCAAGGTTGGCCTCGTTCAGCGTGACCTCGCTGGCGCCCAGCGCGACGCCATAGTTCACGGGCGGCGGAGGCGGCTCGTCAGGCGGTGGCTGATCCGGTGGCGGTTGGTCAGGCGGAGGCTGGTCAGGCGGAGGTTGATCCGGCGGTGGCTGGTCGGGTGGCGGTTGATCAGGCGGCAGCGTCACCACAGGCGGTTCGTCCGGTGGGGTGACGATCGGCGGCAGGTTGTCGCCTGGGCTGCCATCACCAAAGCGGCCGACTTCACCCTCAGGCACGAGAAAAGTGGTGGTAATGCCGGCCGTCGGGAAGCCCACGACCGGGTTCACCACGCCAGCGGTTTCGGTCAGCAGCACGAAGGTGTGTCCGCCGCCCAGCGCGGAAGGTGAACCGCCAGGGTTGGCGGTGCCTGCGGCGGGCGCGTCTGTCACTTGGCTCGGGTCGGCACCGGCTGCGATCAGCTGTTGCAGCTGCTGCACGTCGGCCAGTTGCGACTGGCTCGGGGCCGTGGCGTCGGGGGTGTCCACATGGGTGGCGTGATTGGCGAGGATTTCCTGCGTCAGCGGCATGCTGCTGTCCCGTCCGAGGGTCAGTTCGCCCCCCTTGGCCAAGTGCACCGCCACGGCACCGGTCGCGCCGGTTTCCAGCAATTCACCGGCGAACACCTTGTCGCCTTCGATCACCAATCGCTTGGTGCCGTTGCTGGCCACCGCAAAAACATCCCCCACGACTGTCCGAACCGTACCGATCAACTTGGCCATATCCACTCCCTTGCTGCATAAACCGGATCAAAAAATGTTACGAATCCAACAAAAACTGTTCGATCGGCGCACAGAAATGGCTTGGAGCTACTATCCACCGACAATTTTATGTCGCTGAATCTTTTCAAGTTTTTTGCTCGAAAAACCACTTGATCAACCGCCGTCAAATTTCCGTTGAAACTCCCTTCGCAACCATAAGACGCCCGTAAAACGTTGAATACAGGCAATTCCTGAATTTCACCTTCGCCTGAATTCATAAAATGACATAAGTTTTTTTTGGAATAAGGGATATGAAAAAAACGTCTGAGCATTTCCGAAAGTTGTTCTTAGCTGTGATGTTACAAACCTGATACGGTTTTAACAGCACCAATCGCCGGTTTTTTGGCGTACGCAGCACGACAATTATCCAGGGAGAGTTTCCATGCGCGATTTGACCCCGCTCTACAGTGCAGTTGTGTTGGCGGTGGCCTGCGCCCAAGCGCAAGCCATGTCGCTGAATCAAGCGATTCAGAACACCATCGACAATCACCCGGAAATTCACTCCAACGTGAACAACCGATTGTCCGCCGACGAGGACGTGAAAATTGCCAAGGGAGGCTATCTCCCGACCGTGGATCTGGTGGCGGCATACGGTCGTGAACACACCGACAGCCCCACCACCCGTTTCGTGGGTAACCACAACGAAGAAACCCTGAACTACACCCAATCCGAGCTGCGTCTGCGGCAGATGCTGTTCGACGGGTTTAACACCAAGAACGAAGTCGGACGCACCCAGGCCGTCGTCAACTCCCGTGCGTATTACTTGCGCGGCACCTCGGAAGACCTTGCCCTGCGGGCCATTGAGGTGTACCTGGAAGTGCTCAAGCGCCGTGAGCTGCTGGATCTGGCGAAGAACAATCTGCAAGCGCACCTGCGCATCAACGACCAGATCGGTCTGCGCACCAATCGCGGCATCGGCAGCAACGCTGACAGCGATCAGTCCAAGGCCCGCCGCGCCCTGGCCGAGAACAACTACTACACCGCACAGGTCGATCTGGCCGACGCCGAAGCCAACTTCTTCAGCGCCGTGGGCAAGACGCCCGACGAGCTGGAAGCCCCGCCGTCCATCAGAGGGGAAGTGCCCAAGAGCCTGACCGACGCCAAGCAAAGCATGCTGGTGAACAACTCCTACCTGAAATCCGCCCAGGCCGACGTCAACGCTGCCGAGAAACAGTACGAGGTTGCCAAGTCGCCCTTTTACCCGCGTTTCGATGGCGAACTGGCTGTCGGCGCAAACAACAACATCGCCGGTGAGGAAGGCCACGACAACGAATGGCGCGCCGCCGTGGTGATGAATTACAACCTGTTCAACGGCAATCGCGACAAGGCCCGCCTCAACTCGGACGCCTACAAGACCGGACAGGCAATGGACATTCGCAATAACGCACTGCGGATGATCAACGAGAACCTGTCGCTGGCCTGGAACGCCATGAACAACGCGCGCGTTCAGACTCCGATTGCCCGGGAATACGCCGAAACCACCACCAAAGTCCGCGCCGCGTATCAGGATCAGTTCGGCCTCGGCCAGCGCACCCTGCTCGACTTGCTGGACAGTGAAAACGAGCTGTACAACGCCGCCCGTCGCTACACCGAACTGCGTTACACCGAGGAATATTCGATGTACCGCGTACTGGCCACCGAAGGTGAGCTGTTGAGCAAGGCGCGTGTGGTTTTGCCCGCGGCTGCTGTTGCTCTGACGGAAGTCAAGAGCGAAGCCCGGCTGCCCGACCTGAAGTAGTGAAGTAGCGATGTAGTCAAGCGCGCAAGCGCTGGGAGAAGTCTGTGACCAGCATGGAACTGCCTGATTTAGAACCGGCTCAGCCGTTCGACCCCCGTTCGAACTTCGACGACCCGCTGCTGGATGGCCTGCTCATCCTCTGTCGGCTCCACGATTGCAACGCCAGCCGCAGCAGCCTCAGCGCTGGCCTGCCCCTGGCGCAGCAATCCCTGAGCGTCGATCTTCTCCCCCGCGCCGCTGCCCGCGCCGGTTTGCAAGCGCGCATTCTGCGCCGCGACCTCAACGCCATCGACGGCCTCAACCTCCCGGTTCTGCTGCTGCTCAAGGGCAACCGCTGCGCGATTCTCCGACGTTGGGAAGACGATGGACGCGCGCTGATTCTTCCGAGCGAAGCCGATGGCGGCGAGCAACGGGTCACCCGCGAAGAGCTGCAAACGCTCTACACCGGCCAAGCCCTGTTCGCCCGCCCTCGTCATGAGCTGGAAAACCTGCGCGCGCCGCTGGTGCCGAGGGTCAACGCCTGGTTTCGCGACACGATAAAGCTGTCTCGCGGGCTGTATGGCGATGCGATTCTGGCGAGCCTGCTGATCAACTTGCTCGGCCTGATGGTGCCGCTGTTCGTCATGCAGACCTACGACCGCGTCGTGCCCAATCAGGCGACCTCGACCTTGTGGGTGTTGGCCATCGGGCTGTTGATCGGCACCGGCTTCGAACTGACCTTGCGACTGGTGCGTGCGCACCTGCTGGATCAGGCCGGGAAGAAGACCGACGTGATCCTCTCCGCGACCCTGTTCGAGCGCATCACCGGCATGGCGATGAAAGCGCGTCCGGCCAGCATCGGCGGCTTCGCCCAGAGCATTCACGACTTTCAGGGTCTGCGGGAATTCCTCACCGCCGTCACCCTGACCAGCATTATCGACTTGCCGTTCGCCGTGTTGATGCTGGCGGTGATCGGTCTGCTCGGCGGCTGGCTGGTGGTGATTCCGTTGGTGGCGTTCCCGGTCACCATTCTGTTCGCGTGGATCATCCAGATCCGCCTGCGCGACACCGTTGAACGCAGCCTGGCGCTCGGCGCAGAACGGCAAGCGCTGTTGGTGGAAACCCTCGGCGGCCTGGAAACTCTCAAGGCCTGCGGCGCCGAGAGCGAACGCCAGCACAAATGGGAATCGACCCACGGCGCCCTCACCCGCCTCGACAGCCACGCCCGTGACCTTTCGGCGCTGGCCAGCAACGGCACGCTGTTCATCCAGCAGTTTTCGGGCATGGCGACCATCGTGGCCGGGGTCTACATCATCATCGCTGGCAACCTCAGCGTCGGTGCGCTGGTGGCCAGCTACATGCTCGGCAGCCGCGTGCTCGCACCGCTCGGGCAAATCGCCGGGTTGATCACGCGCTACCAGCAGGCGCAGGTCACGATGAAAAGCACCGACGCGCTGATGGCCCTGCCTCAAGAACGCGAGCAAGGCAAAAACCCGCTGCAGCACACGCTGCTCAAGGGCGACATTCAGGTGGTCAACGCCAGCTTTGCCTACGGCGGGCCGGGCACAGCGGCGGCGTTGCACGACGTCAGCATCAGCATCAAGCCCGGCGAGCGCATCGGCATCATTGGCCGTAGCGGTTCGGGCAAAAGCACGCTGGCCCGTTTGATGATGGGGTTCTACGCCCCGGACGCGGGCCAGTTGCTGCTGGACGGCCTGGACCTGCGCCAGGTGGACGTGGCGGATTTGCGTCAACAAGTGGGATACGTCGCCCATGATCTGCCGCTGCTGGCCGGGAGCCTGCGGGACAACCTGACCCTCGGCGCCCGCTACGTCACCGATGCGCGGATGCTCGAAGTGGCGGAGCTGACGGGCGCGACCGAACTGGCGCGCAATCATCCCATGGGCTTCGATCGGCCGGTCGGTGAGCGTGGGCAGTTGCTGTCCGGCGGGCAGCGGCAGGCGGTGCTGATGGCGCGAGCCTTATTGCTTGACCCACCGATCATGCTGCTCGACGAACCCACCAGCCACATGGACAACGCCAGCGAAGACGTCCTGCGGCAGAAGCTGTTCGACCGGATGCAGGGCAAGACGCTGCTGCTGGTCACCCACCGCATGTCGATGCTCAGTCTGGTGGATCGGCTGGTGGTGCTGGACAACGGCAAAGTCGTGGCCGACGGCCCCAAGGCGCTGGTCGTCGAAGCACTGCGCAAGGGCCGCGTCGGCCCGTCTTCGGTTTAAGGAGCGTCAACCATGTCTTCCGCTCACCGTTATTTTCATCCGGGCCGTCAGGTCGATCTTGAGTTCATGCCCGAGGTCGCCGGCGTCGCCGCGCAGGATTCATCCCGAGGCGCCCGAATCACCGTGTGGATCGCCGCCGCGCTGATCGTCACCGCGCTGGTCTGGGCTAAATTCGCGGTGCTCGAAGAAGTCACCATGGGCGAAGGCAAGGCGATTCCGTCGAGCAAGGTTCAGGTGATTCAGAACCTTGAAGGCGGCATCGTCACCGAGATTTTCGTCCGTGAAGGACAGATCGTGAACAAGGGCGACACCCTGCTGCGCCTGGATGACACGCGGTTTCTGTCGAACAAGGGCGAGAGCGAGGTCGATAAATACACGCTGATGGCGCAAGTGGATCGGCTGTCGGCGGAGTCCGAAGGGCGTCCGTTCAAGCCGTCGGCCGTGGTGCTGAGCAAGGCGCCACAAGTCGCGGCGGACGAGCAGGCGTTGTACGACTCGCGCCAGCGGCGTCTGGCCAGCGAGCAGCGCACGTTGCAGGAACAGTTGCGGCAGAAGATGCAGGAAGTCGCCGAGTTTCGCTCCAAGCAGGATCAGTACCGCAATCAGCTGGGGTTCATTCAGCAGGAGCTGAGCATGTCGGCGCCCCTGGTGAACAGCGGCGCGGTGTCGCCGGTGGAAATCATCCGGCTCAAGGGCAAAGCGTCCGAGGCGCGCGGGCAAATGGACGCGACCTCGCTGGCGATTCCCCGGGCTGAAGCGGCGATCAATGAGATCAAGAGCAAGATCCAGGAATCCCTCGACAGCTTCCGCTCGGACGCTACAAAAGACTTGAACGACAAACGCTCGGATCTGGCCAAAGCCAGCGCCACCAGCATCGCCATCGACGACCGCGTGACCCGCACCACCGTCACCTCTCCGGTCAAAGGCATCGTGAAAACGCTCAAGGTCAACACCATCGGCGGCGTGGTCCAGCCTGGCAGCGACATGGTGGAAATCGTGCCGCTGGACGACAACCTGCTGATCGAAGCCAAAGTCCGCCCGCAAGACGTCGCCTTCCTCCACCCCGGCCAGAAAGCCATGGTCAAGTTCAGCGCCTACGACTACACCATCTACGGCGGCCTGCCCGCCAAACTGGAACTCATCGGCGCCGACACCACCACCGACGACAAGGGCAACACCTTCTACCTGATCCAGGTCCGCACCGACCGCAACCACTTGGGCAGCAACGAGAAACCCCTGCTGATCATCCCCGGCATGGTCGCGACGGTGGACATCATCACGGGTGAGAAGAGCGTGATGGATTATTTGCTGAAGCCGGTGTTGAAGGCGCGGACTGAGGCGTTGCGGGAGCGGTGAGCGCGGGGTGTCAGACAGACCGCCTTCGCTGCCGTCGTAACCTCCGGCGTCTCCCACAGGATGAACTGCCCCCAAGAAGTTGGACACCCATCCAACCCCTGGGGGATCTATGATCAAGTACACCGAGCAGTTCAAGCTCACGGCGGTCACCGCCTACCT
It contains:
- a CDS encoding HlyD family type I secretion periplasmic adaptor subunit codes for the protein MSSAHRYFHPGRQVDLEFMPEVAGVAAQDSSRGARITVWIAAALIVTALVWAKFAVLEEVTMGEGKAIPSSKVQVIQNLEGGIVTEIFVREGQIVNKGDTLLRLDDTRFLSNKGESEVDKYTLMAQVDRLSAESEGRPFKPSAVVLSKAPQVAADEQALYDSRQRRLASEQRTLQEQLRQKMQEVAEFRSKQDQYRNQLGFIQQELSMSAPLVNSGAVSPVEIIRLKGKASEARGQMDATSLAIPRAEAAINEIKSKIQESLDSFRSDATKDLNDKRSDLAKASATSIAIDDRVTRTTVTSPVKGIVKTLKVNTIGGVVQPGSDMVEIVPLDDNLLIEAKVRPQDVAFLHPGQKAMVKFSAYDYTIYGGLPAKLELIGADTTTDDKGNTFYLIQVRTDRNHLGSNEKPLLIIPGMVATVDIITGEKSVMDYLLKPVLKARTEALRER
- a CDS encoding type I secretion system permease/ATPase, producing the protein MELPDLEPAQPFDPRSNFDDPLLDGLLILCRLHDCNASRSSLSAGLPLAQQSLSVDLLPRAAARAGLQARILRRDLNAIDGLNLPVLLLLKGNRCAILRRWEDDGRALILPSEADGGEQRVTREELQTLYTGQALFARPRHELENLRAPLVPRVNAWFRDTIKLSRGLYGDAILASLLINLLGLMVPLFVMQTYDRVVPNQATSTLWVLAIGLLIGTGFELTLRLVRAHLLDQAGKKTDVILSATLFERITGMAMKARPASIGGFAQSIHDFQGLREFLTAVTLTSIIDLPFAVLMLAVIGLLGGWLVVIPLVAFPVTILFAWIIQIRLRDTVERSLALGAERQALLVETLGGLETLKACGAESERQHKWESTHGALTRLDSHARDLSALASNGTLFIQQFSGMATIVAGVYIIIAGNLSVGALVASYMLGSRVLAPLGQIAGLITRYQQAQVTMKSTDALMALPQEREQGKNPLQHTLLKGDIQVVNASFAYGGPGTAAALHDVSISIKPGERIGIIGRSGSGKSTLARLMMGFYAPDAGQLLLDGLDLRQVDVADLRQQVGYVAHDLPLLAGSLRDNLTLGARYVTDARMLEVAELTGATELARNHPMGFDRPVGERGQLLSGGQRQAVLMARALLLDPPIMLLDEPTSHMDNASEDVLRQKLFDRMQGKTLLLVTHRMSMLSLVDRLVVLDNGKVVADGPKALVVEALRKGRVGPSSV
- a CDS encoding TolC family outer membrane protein; the protein is MRDLTPLYSAVVLAVACAQAQAMSLNQAIQNTIDNHPEIHSNVNNRLSADEDVKIAKGGYLPTVDLVAAYGREHTDSPTTRFVGNHNEETLNYTQSELRLRQMLFDGFNTKNEVGRTQAVVNSRAYYLRGTSEDLALRAIEVYLEVLKRRELLDLAKNNLQAHLRINDQIGLRTNRGIGSNADSDQSKARRALAENNYYTAQVDLADAEANFFSAVGKTPDELEAPPSIRGEVPKSLTDAKQSMLVNNSYLKSAQADVNAAEKQYEVAKSPFYPRFDGELAVGANNNIAGEEGHDNEWRAAVVMNYNLFNGNRDKARLNSDAYKTGQAMDIRNNALRMINENLSLAWNAMNNARVQTPIAREYAETTTKVRAAYQDQFGLGQRTLLDLLDSENELYNAARRYTELRYTEEYSMYRVLATEGELLSKARVVLPAAAVALTEVKSEARLPDLK